CCCTTGATGTATTTAGCTAGGCATATAAATGTGTAGTTGGCAGAGCCGTTTAAAGTTGCATCGACCGCCGCAAGGCTAGATCGAGAAGCTCACCTTGACCGGGGATCCTTGGGAGGCCGAGCGCAGGGCCGCCTCAGCTATGCGGACGGCTCGATAGCCGTCTACGCCGCTCACCTCAAACTCCTTGTTGCTTAGCAGGGCTGATACGAAGCTCTGGAGCTCTATCTTCAAGGGCTCCTCCCACTTAAACGACGGGGTAAAGGAGCCGGAGGAGTCCTCGATGGTGAGCTGCTGAGAGATGTAGTCTAAGGTAGCGATGCCCTCGGTGCAAGTCACGACTAGCTTCCTAACCTTGTAGGGAGTTAGCCAGTTGGACTCTATGAAGCCGACCGCGCTGGGGAGCTTTAAGGTGAGGTGGGCGTAGTCCTCGTAGACGTGCTTCAAGCTCCCGGCGATCGCGTACACCTCGACTGGCTCTTCTTTAAGCAGGAACCTTACGATGTCTATGTCGTGGATAGATAGATCCATTACCACCCCCACGTCCCCCACCCTCACCGGCCGCTGCGAGACTCTCCTAGACGACAAC
The window above is part of the Candidatus Nezhaarchaeota archaeon genome. Proteins encoded here:
- a CDS encoding Gfo/Idh/MocA family oxidoreductase produces the protein LSSRRVSQRPVRVGDVGVVMDLSIHDIDIVRFLLKEEPVEVYAIAGSLKHVYEDYAHLTLKLPSAVGFIESNWLTPYKVRKLVVTCTEGIATLDYISQQLTIEDSSGSFTPSFKWEEPLKIELQSFVSALLSNKEFEVSGVDGYRAVRIAEAALRSASQGSPVKVSFSI